Proteins from a genomic interval of Undibacterium parvum:
- a CDS encoding XrtA/PEP-CTERM system exopolysaccharide export protein → MSGCASTPEMVAPAAAPMAAAHDYLIGPGDSVNVVVWRNPEVSSIITVRPDGKITTPLVEDVLAMGKTSTELARDIEKALAKFIQQPVVTVIVTGFIGPYQEQIRVIGQAARPQALPYREGMSLMDVLIAVGGITEFASGNKANIIRSVDGKQQKLSVRLSDLIKDGDISANVPVRPGDVLVIPQSFF, encoded by the coding sequence ATGAGTGGTTGTGCCAGCACACCCGAAATGGTGGCTCCGGCAGCTGCGCCTATGGCTGCGGCACATGATTATTTGATCGGTCCAGGTGATAGTGTAAATGTGGTGGTGTGGCGTAATCCTGAGGTTTCTTCCATCATTACGGTCAGACCGGATGGAAAAATCACTACTCCTTTGGTAGAAGATGTCCTTGCAATGGGGAAAACCTCGACTGAGCTAGCGCGTGATATTGAAAAAGCCCTGGCTAAATTCATACAGCAGCCGGTGGTCACTGTCATCGTCACTGGGTTTATCGGCCCCTATCAAGAGCAGATACGTGTGATAGGACAGGCGGCCAGACCGCAGGCCTTGCCATATCGGGAAGGTATGTCTTTGATGGATGTCTTGATTGCGGTCGGTGGCATTACTGAATTTGCTTCAGGAAATAAAGCAAATATCATCCGTAGCGTAGATGGAAAACAACAAAAACTCAGTGTTCGTTTAAGTGACTTAATTAAGGATGGCGATATTTCTGCCAACGTACCGGTACGGCCTGGCGATGTGTTGGTGATACCTCAGAGTTTCTTTTAA
- a CDS encoding IgA Peptidase M64: MHLTPFKYLLAACTVAVNLAQAAPAPATPPATVRLDYMHSGNALNEQYAIERVVIEPLPWPGNLTRNLDDSNLGINRVEVVDAKTGELLYSRGFSTIFGEWRSTAEAALTSRGFQESVRFPKPERPARVRILKRDERNAFSVVWSVDVDADAPDVVRKQVAAPVKPIAIRVNGPSSEKVDLLILGDGYTAAEMGKFEADARRLSDHLFKVSPFRERAKDFNVWALAQPTEESGVSRPSTGVHHASPLGTRYDIFGSERYILTTDNRALREIAQYAPYEFIEILVNNDTYGGGGIFGQFSTAAASNDWANYLFVHEFGHHFAGLADEYYTSPAVYLPSDSRQEPWEPNVTAMRDPALLKWKNKIKAGIALPTPWPKETYEEHARIYQKRRTELRAANRPEAEMNSLFTEDLNYNNALFSKAPHQHTVGAFEGANYEAKGYYRPELQCLMFDRSSTFCAVCQDGISKVIDLYTKTVNQK; encoded by the coding sequence ATGCACCTGACCCCCTTCAAATACCTGCTTGCCGCCTGCACCGTGGCGGTGAACCTGGCGCAAGCCGCTCCCGCACCGGCAACGCCCCCCGCCACCGTACGCCTGGACTATATGCATAGCGGCAATGCGCTCAATGAACAATATGCGATAGAACGCGTGGTGATAGAACCCTTGCCATGGCCGGGTAATCTGACACGCAATCTGGACGACAGTAATTTGGGGATCAACCGTGTCGAAGTGGTCGATGCCAAGACGGGTGAGCTATTGTATTCACGCGGCTTCTCGACGATTTTTGGCGAGTGGCGCAGTACCGCAGAGGCCGCGCTTACCAGTCGTGGTTTTCAGGAATCGGTACGTTTTCCTAAGCCCGAGCGGCCAGCACGGGTGCGCATACTCAAACGCGACGAACGTAATGCTTTTTCGGTAGTCTGGAGCGTAGATGTCGATGCCGATGCGCCGGACGTGGTGCGCAAACAAGTAGCAGCACCAGTTAAACCGATTGCCATCCGCGTCAATGGACCTTCATCAGAAAAAGTCGATCTATTGATACTGGGTGACGGCTATACCGCCGCCGAAATGGGCAAATTTGAAGCCGATGCGCGCCGTTTGTCTGATCATCTGTTTAAGGTCTCACCCTTCCGTGAGCGCGCCAAAGACTTTAATGTCTGGGCGCTGGCTCAGCCTACCGAGGAATCTGGCGTGTCGCGACCATCGACCGGCGTTCATCATGCCTCGCCATTGGGAACCCGCTATGACATTTTCGGTAGCGAGCGTTACATACTCACCACCGACAACCGTGCGCTGCGTGAAATCGCACAGTACGCGCCTTATGAATTCATTGAGATACTGGTAAATAACGATACCTATGGCGGTGGCGGAATTTTCGGACAATTTAGTACCGCAGCGGCCAGCAATGACTGGGCCAATTATTTATTCGTGCATGAATTTGGTCATCATTTCGCAGGTCTGGCCGATGAGTATTACACCTCGCCCGCAGTTTACCTGCCGTCCGACAGCCGTCAGGAACCGTGGGAGCCGAATGTCACAGCGATGCGCGATCCAGCCCTACTGAAGTGGAAAAATAAGATCAAAGCTGGCATTGCATTGCCGACTCCTTGGCCTAAAGAAACTTACGAGGAGCATGCGCGTATTTATCAAAAACGCCGCACAGAATTACGTGCCGCCAATCGCCCAGAAGCAGAAATGAACAGCTTATTCACTGAGGATCTGAACTACAACAATGCGTTATTTTCCAAGGCACCACATCAGCATACGGTAGGCGCATTCGAGGGCGCCAACTACGAGGCAAAAGGTTATTATCGCCCAGAGCTGCAATGCCTGATGTTTGATCGCAGTAGCACTTTCTGTGCGGTCTGCCAGGATGGCATCAGTAAAGTGATCGACTTGTATACCAAGACGGTAAACCAGAAATAA